Proteins co-encoded in one Sporosarcina sp. FSL K6-1522 genomic window:
- a CDS encoding MBL fold metallo-hydrolase yields the protein MIHKIVLPTPFAVGDVNAFLVKGDALSLVDAGPKTPEAYEALKYGLKEAGYTFNDIEQVILTHHHPDHAGWIDAFDRADILGHAYNNLWLKRDEAFFQYHDSFYLNCLIEEGVPEEYFFWVKKMKRSVELMGERTLDVKLVEGDALAGHPGWTVLETPGHAQSHIVLWNERTGEMIGGDLVLGKVSSNPLIEPPLDREQGRSRSLLQYNDSLNRLLTLPVNIIYGGHGEEVRNAHPLIEQRFEKQRQRALKVLGMMDGGSRTIFELTRELFPAVYEEELGLTLSETIGQTDYLVHEGLVLETRDEGGILHYEQA from the coding sequence ATGATTCATAAAATTGTACTACCAACACCATTTGCGGTCGGCGATGTTAATGCGTTTCTAGTAAAAGGAGATGCGCTGTCACTTGTCGATGCAGGGCCGAAAACCCCCGAAGCATATGAAGCGTTGAAGTATGGCCTAAAGGAAGCTGGCTATACGTTTAATGATATTGAACAAGTGATTTTGACTCACCATCATCCGGATCATGCGGGCTGGATTGATGCATTTGATCGTGCAGATATTTTAGGTCACGCTTACAATAATTTATGGTTGAAGCGCGATGAGGCATTTTTCCAGTATCATGATTCATTTTATTTAAACTGTTTAATTGAAGAAGGAGTTCCCGAGGAATATTTTTTCTGGGTGAAAAAAATGAAACGATCCGTTGAGTTAATGGGGGAGCGGACGCTTGATGTGAAGCTTGTAGAAGGAGATGCGCTTGCGGGGCATCCGGGCTGGACTGTACTAGAAACACCAGGGCATGCGCAAAGTCATATCGTTTTGTGGAATGAGCGAACGGGAGAGATGATTGGTGGGGACCTTGTACTTGGAAAGGTATCATCGAATCCGTTAATCGAACCACCACTCGACCGTGAGCAAGGTCGTTCCCGTTCTTTATTGCAATACAATGATTCACTGAATCGCCTGCTTACTTTGCCCGTGAATATCATTTATGGTGGTCATGGTGAGGAAGTACGTAATGCACATCCGTTGATTGAACAGCGTTTTGAGAAACAGCGTCAACGGGCGCTCAAAGTGCTTGGGATGATGGATGGCGGATCGCGGACGATTTTTGAGCTGACGCGTGAATTATTCCCAGCTGTCTATGAAGAAGAGCTTGGATTGACATTGTCTGAAACCATTGGGCAGACAGATTACCTTGTGCATGAAGGACTGGTGCTTGAAACGCGCGATGAAGGCGGTATTCTTCATTATGAACAAGCGTAA
- a CDS encoding SDR family oxidoreductase produces MNKRKSVLVTGATSGVGYALAKRLLAEGYNVWATGRAQDVLWQLQKEGAHTFPADLAVNEDIDQLMTQIGSPDIVIFSAGVGTFDYAQETPDAAIQGMMAVNVIAPMQLTKQLLPDMMERRSGHLIYLGSQAGKVATPKASVYAASKHAIVGYTNALRMEVAPSGIHVTTINPGPIDTPFLDVADATGSYRTSLGKHLLTVEEVVDAIVKTIAKPVREVNLPWYMGITSKLHAVAPTLVERLGRKYFMKK; encoded by the coding sequence ATGAACAAGCGTAAATCAGTACTTGTGACAGGCGCAACGAGCGGTGTCGGCTACGCACTGGCAAAGCGGTTGCTAGCGGAAGGATACAACGTTTGGGCGACGGGTAGGGCGCAAGATGTGTTATGGCAACTGCAAAAAGAAGGTGCTCATACTTTTCCAGCAGATTTAGCTGTTAACGAAGACATTGACCAATTGATGACGCAAATCGGTTCGCCCGATATCGTCATCTTTTCGGCTGGTGTTGGTACGTTTGATTATGCACAGGAGACGCCTGATGCTGCGATACAAGGGATGATGGCTGTTAACGTTATTGCACCGATGCAGCTGACCAAGCAACTATTACCGGACATGATGGAGAGGCGGAGCGGGCATCTCATTTACCTTGGTTCTCAAGCAGGGAAAGTCGCAACACCGAAAGCGTCTGTCTATGCGGCGTCGAAACATGCGATTGTCGGCTATACGAATGCTCTTCGCATGGAGGTAGCTCCGTCCGGCATTCATGTTACAACGATTAACCCAGGACCTATCGATACACCCTTTTTAGATGTAGCTGATGCAACAGGTAGCTATCGCACATCGCTAGGCAAGCATTTATTGACGGTGGAAGAAGTTGTCGATGCTATTGTTAAAACAATAGCAAAGCCTGTTCGAGAGGTGAATTTGCCTTGGTATATGGGCATTACGAGCAAATTACATGCCGTTGCACCGACCCTTGTTGAGCGATTGGGACGCAAGTATTTTATGAAAAAATAA